Proteins encoded by one window of Salvia splendens isolate huo1 chromosome 7, SspV2, whole genome shotgun sequence:
- the LOC121811380 gene encoding phospholipid:diacylglycerol acyltransferase 1-like, with amino-acid sequence MSLLRRRRRRGGQDEPGKTADPEEEEEEKPEQRRAEKKKWSCLDSCCWFIGCVCVTWWMLLFLYNLMPSSFPQYVTEAITGSPPDPPGLKLRKEGLAAKHPVVFVPGIVTAGLELWEGHQCAQGLFRKRLWGGTFGSVYKRPLCWEEHMSLDNETGLDPGGVRVRPVTGLVAADYFAPGYFVWAVLIENLAQIGYEEKTMYMASYDWRLSFQNTEVRDQSLSRIKSHIELMVSTNGGNKAVIIPHSMGVLYFLHFMKWVEAPAPMGGGGGPDWCAKHIKAVMNIGGPLLGVPKAVSGLFSAEAKDIAVARAIAPGVLDQDLFHIQTLQHLMKMTRTWDSTMSMIPKGGDTIWGDLDSSPEDDYLPSKRRQNATDEAKDGSSEPKRKRKHYGRIISFGKDIAEADSSEINRVNFRGAVKGRNVANDTCVDVWTEYQEMGFGGIKAVTEYKAYTAGDLVDLLSFVAPKMMARGSAHFSYGIADDLDDPKYLHYKYWSNPLETRLPNAPDMEIFAMYGVGIPTERAYIYTEAPWAECHIPFRIDTSASEEEEEDMCLKDGVLNVDGDETVPVLSAGFMSSKGWRGATRFNPSGMKNFVREYEHAPPANFLEGRGTQSGAHVDIMGNFALIEDIMRVAAGATGDELGGDRVYSDIFKWSQKIKLKL; translated from the exons ATGTCGCtgctgaggaggaggaggagaaggggCGGGCAGGATGAGCCGGGGAAGACGGCCGAcccggaggaggaggaggaggagaagccgGAGCAGCGGAGAGCGGAGAAGAAGAAGTGGTCTTGCTTGGACAGCTGCTGCTGGTTTATTGGGTGCGTGTGCGTTACGTGGTGGATGCTGCTCTTCTTGTATAACTTGATGCCTTCCTCTTTTCCTCAGTATGTTACCGAGGCGATAACGGGCTCGCCTCCCGACCCTCCCGGGCTCAAGCTGCGGAAGGAGGGCCTGGCTGCGAAGCATCCAGTGGTTTTTGTGCCCGGGATTGTGACCGCAGGATTGGAGCTGTGGGAGGGGCATCAGTGTGCTCAGGGGCTCTTTCGGAAGCGGTTGTGGGGAGGTACATTTGGTTCTGTTTACAAGAG ACCTTTGTGTTGGGAGGAGCACATGTCGTTGGACAATGAGACCGGTTTGGATCCAGGCGGTGTGAGGGTCAGGCCTGTAACCGGCCTCGTAGCTGCAGATTACTTTGCACCAGGATACTTCGTGTGGGCGGTTCTAATTGAAAACCTTGCTCAAATTGGATACGAGGAGAAGACCATGTACATGGCCTCATATGATTGGAGACTCTCGTTTCAGAACACAGAG GTGCGCGACCAGTCACTGAGTCGGATAAAGAGTCACATAGAACTGATGGTTTCCACCAACGGTGGCAACAAGGCCGTCATCATCCCTCATTCCATGGGAGTTCTGTATTTTTTGCACTTTATGAAGTGGGTTGAGGCACCTGCTCCCATGGGGGGAGGTGGTGGGCCGGATTGGTGCGCTAAGCATATCAAGGCCGTGATGAACATCGGTGGGCCATTATTAGGCGTCCCAAAAGCTGTTTCTGGCCTTTTCTCCGCTGAAGCAAAGGATATCGCTGTTGCTAG GGCGATAGCACCGGGCGTTTTGGATCAAGATTTGTTTCATATTCAAACACTGCAGCATCTGATGAAGATGACGAGGACTTGGGACTCAACCATGTCCATGATACCTAAAGGCGGAGACACCATTTGGGGCGATCTTGATTCTTCGCCCGAGGATGACTACTTACCTAGCAAACGGAGGCAAAATGCCACTGACGAGGCTAAAGATGGGAGCTCGGAACCAAAACGAAAACGCAAGCATTATGGACGGATCATATCATTTGGAAAAGACATTGCGGAGGCAGATTCATCTGAGATCAACAGAGTTAACTTTCGG GGTGCTGTGAAGGGGAGGAATGTGGCGAACGACACGTGTGTTGATGTATGGACAGAGTACCAAGAGATGGGATTTGGAGGCATCAAAGCTGTTACTGAGTACAAAGCTTACACTGCTGGAGATCTGGTCGATCTCTTGAGCTTCGTTGCCCCAAAAATGATGGCGCGTGGCAGTGCTCACTTCTCGTACGGGATAGCCGACGATCTGGATGATCCCAAGTATTTGCACTACAAGTACTGGTCGAATCCGCTGGAGACGAG GTTGCCTAATGCTCCGGACATGGAGATCTTTGCCATGTATGGAGTTGGCATTCCGACCGAACGAGCCTACATCTACACGGAGGCTCCTTGGGCAGAATGCCACATCCCTTTCCGGATTGACACGTCTGCAagcgaggaagaagaagaagatatgtGCTTGAAGGATGGTGTTTTGAATGTGGATGGGGATGAGACGGTGCCAGTGTTGAGTGCCGGCTTCATGAGCTCTAAGGGGTGGCGTGGGGCAACAAGGTTTAACCCGTCGGGGATGAAGAACTTTGTGAGGGAGTACGAACATGCCCCTCCGGCCAACTTTCTTGAGGGCCGGGGCACGCAGAGTGGCGCCCATGTTGATATCATGGGGAACTTTGCCTTGATTGAGGACATCATGAGGGTCGCGGCCGGTGCCACCGGAGACGAGCTCGGGGGCGATCGTGTATACTCGGATATATTCAAGTGGTCTCAAAAGATTAAGCTAAAGTTGTAA